One window of the Nicotiana tabacum cultivar K326 chromosome 4, ASM71507v2, whole genome shotgun sequence genome contains the following:
- the LOC107783537 gene encoding zinc finger BED domain-containing protein RICESLEEPER 2-like, whose amino-acid sequence MANGIGRCLREWGINKIFTVTVDNSSSNDVTIKELSKQLTKMGTNLMNGTHLHVRYMAHIMNLVVQDGLKESSVSIERVRNAVRYVRQSPARLKRFQECFDDEQLNCKKTLFLDVPTRWNSTYLMLRRAVKFESAFAHYASREIGLRHYLEHSYVEVEIPIGKLLSSDWENLKRITKFLEILCLLTLKISRSRYVTSNIHFLEICAVAVYLKQLIANEDTVLSEMAKKMKEKFDKYWGDPGKMNKIIFISCILDPRYKLESIGYALVKMFGVDPGTTIQAELTKYMTSLFSEYIKSSSKGVVLASSSDCSSLDTSTSGLSGSQASTQNIGLLESLMQDIKKYKSGSGGVDTRTELDKYLGEETEDDTKEFDVLLWWKLNSARFPILAKMARDVLAVLVSSVASECAFSTGRRLLDSFRSSLTPKLVQALVCLQD is encoded by the coding sequence ATGGCAAATGGTATTGGTAGGTGTTTACGTGAGTGGGGGATAAATAAGATCTTCACTGTCACAGTTGATAATTCAAGCTCAAATGATGTGACAATAAAAGAATTATCTAAGCAATTAACAAAAATGGGAACTAATTTGATGAATGGTACTCACCTTCACGTGAGATATATGGCTCACATCATGAATCTTGTGGTCCAGGATGGTTTAAAAGAATCTTCAGTGTCAATTGAACGCGTTAGGAATGCAGTGAGATATGTTAGGCAGTCTCCTGCGAGGTTGAAGAGGTTTCAAGAATGTTTTGATGATGAACAACTCAATTGTAAAAAAACTTTATTCTTGGATGTTCCAactaggtggaattccacctacttAATGTTGCGTAGGGCTGTTAAATTTGAAAGTGCATTTGCACATTATGCTTCTAGGGAAATTGGCTTGAGACATTATCTTGAGCATTCTTATGTTGAAGTTGAAATTCCTATAGGTAAACTTTTGAGTAGTGATTGGGAGAATTTAAAAAGAATTACAAAGTTTCTTGAAATATTATGTCTTCTTACTTTGAAGATATCTAGATCACGTTATGTTACATCGAATattcattttcttgaaatttgCGCAGTTGCTGTTTATTTAAAGCAATTGATAGCAAATGAAGATACAGTTTTAAGTGAAATGGCAAAGAAGATGAAAGAAAAGTTTGATAAATATTGGGGTGATCCAGGAaaaatgaacaagataatttTTATCTCATGTATTTTGGATCCACGTTACAAGCTCGAATCAATTGGCTATGCACTTGTAAAGATGTTTGGTGTAGATCCAGGGACAACTATACAAGCAGAATTGACGAAGTACATGACTTCATTATTTAGTGAGTATATAAAGTCCAGCTCAAAAGGTGTTGTGCTTGCTTCATCTTCAGATTGTTCTTCATTGGACACTTCGACTTCCGGGCTTTCTGGAAGTCAAGCAAGCACCCAAAATATAGGACTTTTAGAATCACTCAtgcaagatataaaaaaatataaaagtgggagTGGAGGTGTTGATACTAGAACAGAGTTAGATAAATATTTAGGTGAAGAAACTGAGGATGACACTAAAGAATTTGATGTTCTTCTTTGGTGGAAATTGAACTCAGCTAGATTTCCTATTCTTGCGAAGATGGCTCGTGATGTATTAGCTGTTCTGGTTTCAAGTGTAGCATCCGAATGTGCATTTAGTACGGGAAGACGtcttcttgattcatttaggagttcattaacTCCTAAATTGGTGCAAGCTCTAGTGTGTCTTCAAGATTGA